One Bremerella sp. JC817 genomic window carries:
- a CDS encoding AAA family ATPase yields the protein MAKKSTAKATSPSDSNSDLRAPAEQMYAEEIEALIQEDKHDKPPGWKMSARAVHTYICGGKAGKLTITPKYIGHNRLVEIAIATLVTDRALLLIGEPGTAKSWLSEHLAAAINGDSTKVVQGTAGTTEEQVRYTWNYAMLIAHGPSREALIKSPIFRAMESGTLARFEEITRCASEVQDAMISLLSEKRLSVPELAVEVPAQKGFSIIATANTRDRGVNDMSAALKRRFNIIVLPTPSSIETEIEIVGKRVQELASNLALKSELPAADAIEHVVTIFRELRSGQTLDGKNKLKSPSGVLSTAEAISVLANSMALAASFGTGTVSAEDVAAGLQGAVVKDEEKDRIAWQEYLSNVLKKRGTTWRPLYNACSEHNA from the coding sequence ATGGCGAAAAAGTCAACGGCGAAAGCAACATCTCCTTCCGATTCCAACAGCGACCTTCGGGCCCCGGCCGAGCAAATGTATGCCGAGGAAATCGAAGCGCTCATTCAGGAAGACAAGCACGATAAGCCACCCGGCTGGAAAATGTCGGCCCGCGCGGTGCATACGTACATCTGCGGCGGCAAGGCAGGCAAGCTGACCATCACCCCGAAGTATATCGGGCACAATCGCCTGGTCGAGATCGCGATTGCCACGCTCGTTACCGATCGTGCATTGCTCTTGATCGGCGAACCAGGGACCGCCAAAAGCTGGCTATCGGAACACCTTGCCGCCGCGATCAATGGCGACTCGACCAAGGTGGTTCAAGGCACCGCAGGCACGACCGAAGAACAGGTCCGCTATACCTGGAATTACGCCATGCTGATCGCACATGGCCCCAGTCGCGAAGCGTTGATTAAAAGTCCAATCTTCCGCGCGATGGAATCAGGCACGCTCGCCCGCTTCGAGGAAATCACCCGTTGTGCGTCCGAAGTTCAAGACGCCATGATCTCGCTCCTTTCCGAAAAGCGGCTTTCCGTTCCCGAACTGGCAGTCGAAGTCCCGGCGCAAAAGGGCTTTTCGATCATCGCTACCGCCAATACTCGGGACCGCGGCGTGAACGATATGTCGGCGGCCCTCAAACGGCGTTTCAACATCATCGTGCTGCCGACGCCAAGTTCGATTGAAACCGAGATCGAGATCGTCGGGAAACGTGTTCAAGAGTTGGCCTCGAACCTGGCCCTGAAGTCCGAACTTCCCGCCGCGGATGCGATCGAACACGTCGTCACCATCTTCCGTGAACTCCGCAGCGGCCAGACACTCGATGGCAAGAACAAGCTGAAGTCCCCGTCCGGCGTCCTTTCCACGGCCGAGGCCATTTCGGTGCTGGCCAACAGCATGGCTTTGGCCGCCAGCTTCGGCACCGGGACCGTTTCGGCCGAAGACGTCGCCGCAGGTTTGCAAGGGGCGGTCGTCAAAGACGAAGAGAAAGACCGCATCGCCTGGCAAGAGTATCTTAGCAATGTCCTGAAGAAGCGAGGCACGACCTGGCGTCCGCTGTACAACGCCTGTTCGGAGCACAACGCGTGA